GTTCGATTTGCGGCGCCTCCGATCCACCCCGACTACAAGCAGCTTCCGGGCGCTGCGATCGGCGGACGCGCGCTCACGGCCATGCCGTTCGAGGGCCGAAAGCTCGGACCGGATTTTGCCCGTGTCAGGCCGCCGCGTCGGGAGTTCATGGTGCTCGGCGGCATGATGGTGAGCAAGGCGGACATCCCGGCGCTGCTGGCGCCATTCCGCAGCTGGAGCAGTCTTAGGCATGTCCTGGGTCTGCTCGCCCGGCATGCGATGGACCGGATCAGCCACACGCGCGGAACGCGCCTGGTCATGGGAAACGCGCTCGTCGCGAGGCTCCTCGACAGCCTCCGCCGCGTCGCCGTCGACCTGCGCTTCGAGACCGAACTTCGCGATCTCGTTTGCGAGGGGGATCACATCATGGGTGCGGTTCTTTCGTCTCCTGGCGGAGAGCTCAGGATAAGGGCCCGCAAGGGCGTCGTGCTGGCGAGCGGAGGCATCGGCTGGAGCCGTGAGCTAAGAGAGCGTCTATTCCCCGAGCCGGCGCGTCGACTTTCGCTCGCGCCCACCTCGAACACCGGCGATGGCATCCTGGCGGCGGAGCGCGTCAGTGCAGCGATCGCCCGAGACCTCGACAGTCCGGCGTTGTGGATGCCGAGTTCGGTGATGACGCAGGCCGACGGTCATGTGTCGATCTTCCCGCACATCATGCTCGATCGCGCCAAGCCTGGATTGCTGGCCGTGAACAGGTCAGGCCGCCGTTTCGTGAACGAGGCCGATTCCTATCATGACTTCGTCGCCGCGATGCTGCGATCGAACGCGCCGTCTTCAAGTCCGGCCTTCCTGATCTGCGATGCGACGTTCATCAAGGATTTCGGCATTGGGCTCGTTCGTCCGGGGACGCGAAACCTGAAGGCGTTCGTGCAAGCCAGCTATCTGGTCGAGGCGGAGACGATCGAGCAGCTGGCGCGAAGGATCGGCGTCGACGCCGGGCAGCTTGCGGCAACGGTCGAGCAGTATAATCGCTACGCGGACAGCGGGATCGACGAAGACTTCGGCCGAGGGTCCAGCGCGTTGAACCGGTTCAATGGCGATCCGGAGACCAAGCCGAACCCATGTCTGCGGCGGATCGGTCAGGGGCGCTATTATGCCGTCGCCGTGTGGCCGTCGGATCTCGCCAGCAGTTGCGGTCTACTTACGGATGAGCGCGCCAGAGTGTTGTCACGCAACGGAACGGTCTTGCCCGGACTGTATGCCGTCGGGACCGATGCATCCTCCATTTTCCGCGGCATGTACCCCGGACCTGGAACGATGATCGGCCCCGCCATGGTCTTTGCATGGTGCGCCGCGCTCGATTGCGCAGGAACGCTCGCTGACCGAATGAGGCTGTCTGAGTGACCAACGGGAGGTTCGCAGGCGATTCTGATTCGCGACAATTTTGCCTTCGGGTTCAGGCGCCGGGTTGGCGCCCCCGGAGTCGCGGCTCGGCTGCGCCGCACAGACCCATGAGCCGCTGACGGTACCGATTGTAGACTAAGGCGGCCCCGGGCTGCCAACAGAGAACGATAAGCAAGAGGAGAGAACTGATGCCGATCGCGCGAGGAATTTTTTGGGCAATGCTGCTGGTGGCTGCGACTTGCCAGGTGACATCGGCGTTCGCCGAGCCGATGGCTTGTGACGACGGCATCAAAGCCGCCTTCCATCCCGACGAGATCACGACCGTGATCGCGGTCCGCCGGGTCAACAAGGGTGAGGAGCTTTTGGCGCCCGATGCGCCGAAGCCGATCACGGCGGCAGCCGATCTTTGCCTCGTGAAGCTGTTGGTCGGTCCCGGCGTCACAGCGGAGAAGGACAAAAACGCGCGCTCCTATTCAGAAGGTATCGGCATCGAGGTCTGGCTGCCGACGCAGGCCAACTGGAACGAGCGCATCCGTAACTATGGCGGTGGCGGCTGGGTCGGCGGCGGCCATCGCTTCGCCGACAAGATCGGGAGCAAGGTGCCGGCAATTGTCAACGCCAATATCGGCTATGCTTCGGGCACAACGGATGCCGGCCAGCCGTGGTATCAGGACGGTTCGTTCGCCTTCCTCTCTGACGGCAAGGTTAACGTCGAGGGCCTCCGCGACTTCTCGGTACGGGCGATGGTCGAGCAGGCGATCAAGACCAAAGCGCTGGTCAATCTCTACTATGGCAAGGCGCCGAAATTCGTCTACTACGATGGACACTCGCAGGGCGGCCGCCAGGGCCTGAAGATCCTGCAGGAATATCCAGAGCTCTATGACGGCTACATGATCGCGCAGCCTGCGCCGAACATCGCGCGGTTCGGCACCACCAGCCTCTATCCGCAGATCGTGATGAAGACCGAGCTCGGCTTCTCTGCCATCAACAAGCCGGAGGCTGCCGCGTTCGCCGCCAAGGTCGACGCTGCCAACAAGCGCGCCGTTGCAACCTGTGACAAGGCCGGGCTCGGCTTCCTGCTTGATCCCTTCGCCTGCGACTACAATCCCGCCCGCGACGCGGTGCTGCTCTGTACGGGCGAAACGAGCGACGGCGTCACCGGAAGCAACGCCGACAAGGCAGCTTGCATGAGCTCGAAGGAAGCGGGTGCGCTCAACAAAATCTGGTACGGCGCGACCCGCGATGGCAGCGTCGATCCGGCTCAGACGGCGGAAGCCCGCAGCGGCAAGGCGCTCGGCGTGAAGCAGATGTGGTGGACCTTTACCAAGGGCACGTCGATCTCAACGCAGATCACGAGCCCGTCGACTGACAATTTTGCGCTCGGCATGGAGGACGTCAGCTACGCCGCTGATGCCAGCGCGACCTCAGCCATTCCGATCACCAACACCTCGACCGCAAGGCGCAACCGCTGGCTCGAGCTCGATTATGCCGCCTTCGCTGCTGGCGTCGACAAGAATGTCGAACTGCAGCCCACGCTGTTCAGCAATCTGATCACCGACAAGGCCGATCTCTCGAAGCTGCGCGATCTCGGCCGCAAGGTGATCATATGGAGCGGCCTTGCGGATGATGCGATCCCGCCGGCCGGCAACGTCAATTATCACGAGCGCGTGCTTGCTGCGATGGGCGGCGACGCCGAGGTCTCAAAATTCATGCGGATGTATCTGGTCCCGGGGGCTGCGCATTCCTCGCAGGGCCGCTCGTACACCGTGACCGGCAAGAACGACGCCGTGCCGCTGCCGAAACTGCCGGGCAATGCCAACCAGACGCCGACCCGCGACAAGGACCAGTTCTTCTCCGCATTGACGGATTGGGTCGAGAAGGGAGTGCCGCCGGGCGAGATCACGTTGACCTCGCGCGATGGCAGCGTGAGCTATCCGGTCTGCGTCTATCCGCAGCGGACGACGTGGGATGGCCGCGGCCCTGCGACGCAGCCTTCGAGCTTCAGCTGCCGCTAGTCACTACAATCAAGAAATTCTCGACAGAGGGGAGACAGACGAGAGGCGATGGCGGTCTCAGTTGTCGTTGGAAGAGCCTGACTCTTTCACCGTTGCATGTCGCAGCTCCGTCGTCAAAATAGGAATGAAGAACCATTGGTTTGGGATTGGCAGCGGACTTCGCTACCAATCCTACTATCTCATGCGCCAAACTACGATTTTTCGTGATTCGTACTCCCGCTGCTGGCAGTCCTCGTCCGCGAACGGCACGCAATTTCCGCCGAAGGACGTTGAAACAGGTCAGTCGCTCTCAGTCGGACGTCCGCGCAGTGAAGTCTCTGCGCTGTCCCAGGGCGGTTCCGGCCGCCAAGCCTCTATCAACGCATCGATGAATGTACGCACCTTCGGCGACAAGTGCCTGCTCGAAGGATAGACGGCGCGAATGGGTGCACCATCGGCGTCGACCTCTTTGAGGATCGGCACCAGCCGACCTGCACGCAGATCGTCGCTGACCAGGAATGTGGCAAGCCGAGCGATGCCGAAACCCGCAATCGTCGCGTCGCGCAAGGCTTCAGCGTTGGTCGCGACGAAACGCCCATTGATGGCGATCACGCGAGCTTGTCCGTTCTCGTTGAATCGCCAGTCGACGGAGCGCCCGCCGTGCACGAAGGCGAGGCAGCTATGCTGCGCCAACGCGTCGATGTTTCTCGGCGTTCCTCGCTCGGCAAGATAGGCCGGCGACGCACAGGTCACCAGGCGATGGCGCGCCAGAAACCTATTCATCAGCCGAGAATCTTCGCTGCTGCCGATCCTGATCGCGAGATCCACGCCCTCGTCGATGAGATCGACATAGCGATCGCCGAAGGAGGCGCTGACGGATATCTCCGGCCATTTGCGAATGAACTCATTGAGGACCGGAAGCACGTGCAGCCGGCCGAAGGATACGGGCAGATCCAGCCGCAACCGCCCCCGCGGCGCCTGCGAGTGACTGAGCATCGCCATCTCCGCTTCGTCGAGATCGGCGAGCAGCCTCACGCACCGCTCGTGGAAGGCGGCTCCCTCTCCGGTCAGTGAGACGCTTCGCGTGGTGCGCTGGAGCAGCCTGACCCCGAGCCGGTCCTCGAGCCGAACGATGCTCTTGCCGACTGCCGATCGCGAAAGGCCGATGCGTTCGGCCGCTGCCGTGAAGCTCTTGGCTTCGGCGACATGGACGAACACGCTGATGTCCTTCATCCGGTCGATAGCCATTGCGCCTCCTGAAACAGCCCCGAGCTGCAGCCGCGGCCATTCAAATCCGCCACGAACGGTCCGATCATTGGGGCAATACGTTCCCCAGTGAAGGGAAATCACCGGATATTGTGGCTCCAAGGCGCCTATTCTAACCTTTTTGAAACTGGCTGCACCAGCATGGGAA
This region of Bradyrhizobium sp. SZCCHNS1050 genomic DNA includes:
- a CDS encoding LysR family transcriptional regulator, with protein sequence MGNFTSHAGAASFKKVRIGALEPQYPVISLHWGTYCPNDRTVRGGFEWPRLQLGAVSGGAMAIDRMKDISVFVHVAEAKSFTAAAERIGLSRSAVGKSIVRLEDRLGVRLLQRTTRSVSLTGEGAAFHERCVRLLADLDEAEMAMLSHSQAPRGRLRLDLPVSFGRLHVLPVLNEFIRKWPEISVSASFGDRYVDLIDEGVDLAIRIGSSEDSRLMNRFLARHRLVTCASPAYLAERGTPRNIDALAQHSCLAFVHGGRSVDWRFNENGQARVIAINGRFVATNAEALRDATIAGFGIARLATFLVSDDLRAGRLVPILKEVDADGAPIRAVYPSSRHLSPKVRTFIDALIEAWRPEPPWDSAETSLRGRPTESD
- a CDS encoding FAD-dependent oxidoreductase, with protein sequence MAHNDRPWDVETDLLVVGTGAAGMTAALVGALEGLDVVLCEKSDMVGGTTATSAGTVWIPGNRQGRLAGTPDTVEAARTYLAAMLGEHAADRRVDMFLRAGWVVLDDLEQKTSVRFAAPPIHPDYKQLPGAAIGGRALTAMPFEGRKLGPDFARVRPPRREFMVLGGMMVSKADIPALLAPFRSWSSLRHVLGLLARHAMDRISHTRGTRLVMGNALVARLLDSLRRVAVDLRFETELRDLVCEGDHIMGAVLSSPGGELRIRARKGVVLASGGIGWSRELRERLFPEPARRLSLAPTSNTGDGILAAERVSAAIARDLDSPALWMPSSVMTQADGHVSIFPHIMLDRAKPGLLAVNRSGRRFVNEADSYHDFVAAMLRSNAPSSSPAFLICDATFIKDFGIGLVRPGTRNLKAFVQASYLVEAETIEQLARRIGVDAGQLAATVEQYNRYADSGIDEDFGRGSSALNRFNGDPETKPNPCLRRIGQGRYYAVAVWPSDLASSCGLLTDERARVLSRNGTVLPGLYAVGTDASSIFRGMYPGPGTMIGPAMVFAWCAALDCAGTLADRMRLSE
- a CDS encoding tannase/feruloyl esterase family alpha/beta hydrolase — protein: MPIARGIFWAMLLVAATCQVTSAFAEPMACDDGIKAAFHPDEITTVIAVRRVNKGEELLAPDAPKPITAAADLCLVKLLVGPGVTAEKDKNARSYSEGIGIEVWLPTQANWNERIRNYGGGGWVGGGHRFADKIGSKVPAIVNANIGYASGTTDAGQPWYQDGSFAFLSDGKVNVEGLRDFSVRAMVEQAIKTKALVNLYYGKAPKFVYYDGHSQGGRQGLKILQEYPELYDGYMIAQPAPNIARFGTTSLYPQIVMKTELGFSAINKPEAAAFAAKVDAANKRAVATCDKAGLGFLLDPFACDYNPARDAVLLCTGETSDGVTGSNADKAACMSSKEAGALNKIWYGATRDGSVDPAQTAEARSGKALGVKQMWWTFTKGTSISTQITSPSTDNFALGMEDVSYAADASATSAIPITNTSTARRNRWLELDYAAFAAGVDKNVELQPTLFSNLITDKADLSKLRDLGRKVIIWSGLADDAIPPAGNVNYHERVLAAMGGDAEVSKFMRMYLVPGAAHSSQGRSYTVTGKNDAVPLPKLPGNANQTPTRDKDQFFSALTDWVEKGVPPGEITLTSRDGSVSYPVCVYPQRTTWDGRGPATQPSSFSCR